The following DNA comes from Gammaproteobacteria bacterium.
ATTGATTTCCGCCATCGTGTGCTCCCCTGGAAATCGGCGGCCCCCGCCGCCTCGGCGCCGATGATCGCACAGACCGATTCGGCCCCAAACTGAAGAAGTCTCAGCGGGTGCTCAGCCCGCCGCCGTCGGGCGGAATCCGCCGACGCGCACCCTTGAGCACGGTGCGCCGACGTGCCGCGATACGCTTGAGCGCCGGCAACAGAATCAGCTCCAGAGCGTACTGTTGCTGCACGCCGGGTACCACCATGGTGTCCGGTCGTGACAGGAAAGCGCCGGGGATCTTGCGGCGCCAGGTCGCAAACTGGCGCGGTGCGCGCGAGTTGGGCGAAAAGTGGATCACGATCAGGCTTTCCTCGTCCGTTGGAATATCACGCAGGACGAAGGGATTGGCCGTGTCCACCAGCGGCACCCGCTGAAAGTTGATGTCGGTGCGTGAGAACTGCGGCGTGATGTAGTGCACATAGTCCGGCATGCGTCGCAGGATTGTGCGCATCACATCGTCGGGCGCCTTGCCGCGTTCACTGGTATCGCGACTGAGTTTCTGTATCCATTCCAGGTTGACGATCGGCACCACACCGATCAACAGGTCGACATGCTTTGCCACATCGACCTCGCGCGTCACCACCCCGCCGTGCAGGCCCTCGTAGATCAACAGATCGCTGTCGGCCCGCAGCGGCATCCAGGGCGTAAACGTTCCGACGTCGCGGCGCGCCTCACGCGCCTGCTTTTCGTTGTGAAGGTAGCGGCGCGAAGTCCCGGTGCCATGCTCGCCGTATTCGCGAAACAAGCCTTCCAGCCGCTCCAGCAGGTTCGCCTGCGGGCCGAAGTGGCTGAAGTTCTCGCCGCGTATGCGGGCACGTTCCACGGCGGCCCGCATCTGCTCCCGATCGAAAGCATGAAAAGCATCGCCTTCGACAAAGGCGCCCATCAACTTCAGTTGAGTCAGCACTCGATCGAAAGCGCCGATCACCGTGCTGGTGCCCGCGCCGGACGAACCGGTCACCGCGATGATCGGGTGGCGGTCGCTCATTCGGAAAGCCGCGATCCAGCCGCCGGAGCAGCGTCGAGCCTGACGAAATCGAGATCGAACACTTCATGGCCTAGACGTTCGCCGCGCGCTTCGAAACGCGTCACCGGGCGCGAGGCCGGACGCACCGCGTAGCCCTCGGCGGTATTGCGCAGCGTCGCTTCGGCCGTCAGCACGTCCAACATCTGTGCGGCGTAGTGCGCCCAGTCGGTCGCCAGCCGCAGATGCCCGCCGCAGCGCAGCCGCGATACCGCCAGCTTCACGAAATCCGGCTGAATCAGGCGCCGCTTGTGATGACGTTTCTTGTGCCAGGGATCGGGAAACTCGATCACCAGTTCGTCCAGCGCCAGCGGCGCAATCCAGCCGCGCAGGACTTCCACGGCATCGAAACAGGCGACCCGCAGATTGCCCAAACCGGCCGCTTCGGCCTGCGCCAGCACACGACCGACACCGGGGCGATGCACCTCGACGCCGACGAAGTCGCGCTCCGGCTCCGCCGCCGCACGGGCCAGCAGATGATGTCCGGCACCGAAGCCGATCTCCAGCGTCAACGGCGCCTCGCGCCCGAACGTGGCCCAGCCGTCCAAGGGCTGCGGCGGCGCATCGAGACCATAGCGCGACCACAGGCGCTCCAGAGCGTCCTTCTGCGCCGGCGTCAGCCGACCTTCGCGGCGGACGAACGAACGGATCGGCCGGCGACCCGGCGCGGAGGCTTCGTCAATTTCAGGCATATCGGAATTCAAAGCAGCATCCAAGACAACAGCTCCTCCTGATTCTCGCCACGCAGACCGGCGATGACCCCTTCACGATCCGCCGCGCTCTTGTTCTGACTCAGCTTGAGCTTGACATCGACCTGCCGGATCGCGAGTTCGAAACCGACGATGCCGCCCAGCAACGCCACCCGACGCG
Coding sequences within:
- a CDS encoding phosphoribulokinase, with the protein product MSDRHPIIAVTGSSGAGTSTVIGAFDRVLTQLKLMGAFVEGDAFHAFDREQMRAAVERARIRGENFSHFGPQANLLERLEGLFREYGEHGTGTSRRYLHNEKQAREARRDVGTFTPWMPLRADSDLLIYEGLHGGVVTREVDVAKHVDLLIGVVPIVNLEWIQKLSRDTSERGKAPDDVMRTILRRMPDYVHYITPQFSRTDINFQRVPLVDTANPFVLRDIPTDEESLIVIHFSPNSRAPRQFATWRRKIPGAFLSRPDTMVVPGVQQQYALELILLPALKRIAARRRTVLKGARRRIPPDGGGLSTR
- the trmB gene encoding tRNA (guanosine(46)-N7)-methyltransferase TrmB is translated as MPEIDEASAPGRRPIRSFVRREGRLTPAQKDALERLWSRYGLDAPPQPLDGWATFGREAPLTLEIGFGAGHHLLARAAAEPERDFVGVEVHRPGVGRVLAQAEAAGLGNLRVACFDAVEVLRGWIAPLALDELVIEFPDPWHKKRHHKRRLIQPDFVKLAVSRLRCGGHLRLATDWAHYAAQMLDVLTAEATLRNTAEGYAVRPASRPVTRFEARGERLGHEVFDLDFVRLDAAPAAGSRLSE